One Roseburia rectibacter DNA window includes the following coding sequences:
- a CDS encoding helix-turn-helix domain-containing protein: protein MRTFDDMLSKQLKDDEFRKEYEAIQPEMDVIRAIVDARTSQNMTQKELAERTGINQADISKLENGTRNPSVNLLKRLADGMGMALKIEFVPKQKA, encoded by the coding sequence ATGAGAACATTTGATGATATGCTTTCTAAGCAGTTAAAGGATGATGAGTTCAGAAAAGAATATGAAGCTATTCAGCCTGAGATGGATGTCATAAGAGCTATTGTGGATGCTCGTACTTCTCAGAATATGACACAGAAGGAACTTGCAGAACGTACTGGTATTAATCAGGCAGACATCAGCAAGCTTGAGAATGGAACAAGGAACCCTTCTGTTAATTTACTTAAAAGATTAGCGGATGGTATGGGAATGGCTCTTAAGATTGAGTTTGTACCTAAACAGAAAGCTTGA
- a CDS encoding IS110 family RNA-guided transposase yields MLKINPLSTLYVGIDVSSKSNYVCALDFFKNNYINSSFANNQPGAEELALKILECLNQHPDLTMVVAALESTSVYSIHIANYLSSCEELMRFKPYVFVLNPKCTANYKKSYIGLGKSDPIDAFVIADYARAGNIESEPWRGSQFLALKRLTRHRIHLVECMTREKTYLISNLYLKFSELQMLEGDDQPFCDIYGATSSSVLMEYLSPEEILASSEENLIAFLAEKSRNRIKDISKTADLLKKAARDSYRLDKALYEPLNVSIASSFNCIETFKREIKVIDNAIEKEIKGLNPNAFIILQSIDGIGPVFAGGIIAEIGDITAFHSSDALAKYAGLTWKSNQSGDFYGEDTPMIKAGNRYLRYYLGEAANSMRKHNVEYGAYYRKKYNEVPKHQHKRALALTSRKFVRLVYGLLARNQLYSGVSLDTSIKDSN; encoded by the coding sequence ATGTTAAAGATTAACCCTTTATCTACGCTTTACGTCGGTATTGACGTCAGCTCAAAATCCAACTATGTTTGTGCTTTGGATTTTTTCAAAAATAATTACATAAACTCTTCTTTTGCCAACAATCAGCCCGGGGCTGAGGAATTAGCTTTGAAGATACTTGAGTGTTTAAATCAACACCCCGACTTAACTATGGTTGTTGCTGCTTTAGAATCAACTTCTGTTTACAGCATCCATATCGCTAATTATCTTTCTTCTTGTGAAGAATTGATGCGGTTTAAGCCTTATGTTTTTGTCCTGAACCCTAAATGTACTGCAAACTACAAGAAAAGCTATATAGGACTTGGTAAATCTGACCCTATTGATGCCTTTGTTATTGCAGACTATGCAAGAGCTGGAAACATTGAATCCGAGCCTTGGCGCGGCAGCCAGTTTCTTGCTTTGAAACGTCTCACACGGCATCGTATTCACCTTGTTGAATGCATGACCAGGGAGAAAACTTATCTTATCTCCAATCTTTATCTGAAATTCAGCGAATTGCAGATGCTTGAAGGAGATGACCAGCCTTTCTGCGATATATATGGCGCTACATCTTCCAGTGTATTAATGGAATACCTTTCCCCGGAAGAAATTTTAGCTTCTTCCGAAGAAAATCTGATTGCATTCCTTGCTGAAAAAAGCCGCAACCGCATTAAGGATATAAGCAAGACCGCAGATTTATTAAAGAAAGCTGCCAGAGATTCTTATCGTCTGGATAAAGCTCTTTATGAGCCTTTAAATGTGTCTATTGCCAGTTCTTTCAACTGCATTGAAACCTTTAAAAGAGAAATCAAAGTCATTGACAATGCTATCGAAAAGGAAATCAAAGGTTTGAACCCAAATGCCTTTATTATTCTTCAATCTATTGATGGCATCGGTCCTGTCTTTGCTGGTGGCATAATTGCTGAAATAGGCGATATAACCGCTTTTCATTCATCTGATGCTCTTGCCAAGTATGCCGGTCTCACATGGAAATCCAACCAGTCCGGTGATTTCTACGGAGAAGATACTCCCATGATAAAAGCCGGTAATCGTTATCTGCGATACTATCTTGGCGAAGCCGCCAACAGTATGAGAAAACACAACGTTGAGTACGGAGCGTACTATCGGAAGAAGTACAATGAAGTTCCGAAACATCAACACAAAAGAGCACTCGCGCTGACTTCACGTAAATTCGTTCGTTTGGTTTATGGATTGCTGGCCAGAAACCAACTGTACTCCGGCGTATCGCTGGATACATCAATTAAAGATTCTAACTAG
- a CDS encoding type II toxin-antitoxin system RelE/ParE family toxin translates to MNEYEVRVTRQALEQMKEIVHYISNDLIAPDAADNLLDKMKAEITKLSSFPKKHALIDEEPWRTEGVRKIVVKNFLIYYWVDDENNRVQVTAVIYSRRDQIRQLSNMDME, encoded by the coding sequence GTGAATGAATATGAGGTAAGGGTAACAAGGCAGGCATTAGAGCAGATGAAAGAGATAGTGCATTATATTTCAAATGATCTAATAGCACCGGATGCAGCAGATAATCTGCTTGACAAGATGAAAGCAGAGATTACTAAGTTGTCGAGCTTTCCGAAAAAACATGCCTTGATTGATGAAGAGCCGTGGAGGACTGAGGGAGTACGCAAGATTGTTGTTAAAAACTTCCTGATTTATTATTGGGTTGATGATGAAAATAACAGAGTTCAGGTAACAGCAGTTATTTATAGCAGGAGAGACCAGATCAGGCAGCTAAGTAATATGGATATGGAGTAG
- a CDS encoding type II toxin-antitoxin system RelB/DinJ family antitoxin has protein sequence MATKTANVTARIQPNIKEQAEAILDRLGIPVSVFIDMTYRQVIMRDGVPFSLDIPDKLVTRDSITQPEFDTMMQTGLAQAKKNDSVSVDEAFNQLKSEI, from the coding sequence ATGGCAACGAAAACTGCAAATGTAACAGCACGAATTCAACCGAATATAAAAGAGCAGGCAGAGGCAATTCTTGACAGACTTGGAATTCCTGTATCTGTATTCATAGATATGACTTACAGACAGGTTATTATGCGTGATGGAGTACCATTTTCACTTGATATTCCGGATAAACTTGTTACAAGAGATTCTATAACACAACCTGAATTTGATACGATGATGCAGACCGGGCTTGCACAGGCAAAAAAGAACGATTCTGTATCTGTTGATGAGGCTTTTAATCAATTAAAGTCGGAGATATAG
- a CDS encoding recombinase family protein, whose amino-acid sequence MMKKQQKCYIYTRVSTSMQVDGYSLDAQKDKLRKYAEYQEMSIVGEYSDEGKSGKSVEGRPQFKQMLADVESGKDNVDYVLVFKLSRFGRNAADVLSSLQKMQDYGVNLICVEDGIDSSKDAGKLMISVLSAVAEIERENILVQTMEGRRQKAREGRWNGGFAPYGYQLVNGELIIAEDEAEIIRIIYDKFVNTTMGMAAIAAFLNNSGYKKKLRQNNIIEGFSTSFVKGVLDNPIYCGKLAFGRRKNEKIPGTRNEYHIVKQKDYLLSDGVHEAIISEEMWNQAHRKRQETGVLQVKTHSLEHEHILSGIIKCPVCGSGMYGNVNRKKHPDGGYYKDYFYYACKHRKLVDRHRCTYKRQWNEDRINAAVEEIIRKFVKNPKFEQEIRKQIGSSIDTSELDKEYDGLKDRLSQTTGAKNRLADQMDHLSVSDKNYDKKYNDMQERLDKLYDEITDIENAMEEVETRLYNIRQDKISEDNVYQFLLFFDKLYDKFTDLEKKTFLKSFLSDVFIYEEEQKDGRILKGLRFKFPIYMNGRNVLGVDWDNESTDETIVALHRTDS is encoded by the coding sequence CTGATGAAAAAACAGCAGAAATGTTACATATATACAAGAGTTTCCACTTCCATGCAGGTAGATGGTTACAGTCTTGATGCACAGAAGGACAAGCTTAGAAAATACGCAGAGTATCAGGAAATGTCTATCGTCGGGGAATATTCTGATGAGGGTAAATCTGGCAAAAGTGTGGAAGGCAGACCACAGTTTAAGCAGATGCTTGCGGATGTAGAAAGTGGCAAAGACAATGTTGATTATGTGCTGGTATTTAAGCTGTCACGATTTGGAAGAAATGCTGCAGATGTTTTATCGTCATTGCAGAAAATGCAGGATTATGGAGTTAATCTTATCTGTGTAGAGGATGGAATTGACAGCTCCAAGGATGCCGGGAAACTGATGATATCTGTGTTATCTGCAGTAGCAGAGATAGAGCGTGAGAATATACTTGTTCAGACAATGGAAGGCCGCAGACAGAAAGCGAGAGAAGGCAGATGGAACGGCGGATTTGCACCATATGGCTATCAGCTGGTAAATGGTGAGCTTATCATTGCAGAGGATGAGGCAGAGATTATCCGCATAATATATGATAAATTCGTCAATACAACGATGGGAATGGCTGCGATAGCCGCATTTTTAAATAACAGTGGTTATAAGAAAAAGCTTCGCCAGAATAACATAATTGAAGGTTTCTCTACATCATTCGTCAAAGGTGTGCTGGATAATCCGATATATTGCGGTAAGCTTGCATTTGGAAGAAGAAAAAATGAGAAGATTCCGGGAACAAGGAATGAATATCATATCGTAAAACAAAAGGATTACTTGCTAAGTGATGGAGTCCATGAGGCAATTATATCAGAAGAAATGTGGAACCAGGCACACAGAAAGCGGCAGGAGACAGGTGTTTTACAGGTAAAAACACATAGTCTTGAGCATGAACATATTTTATCAGGGATTATTAAGTGCCCTGTATGTGGAAGCGGTATGTATGGCAATGTGAATCGTAAGAAGCATCCGGACGGAGGCTATTACAAGGATTATTTCTATTATGCCTGCAAACACAGGAAGCTTGTGGACAGACACCGCTGTACTTATAAAAGACAGTGGAATGAGGACAGAATCAATGCGGCAGTTGAGGAAATTATCCGTAAATTTGTAAAGAACCCAAAGTTTGAGCAGGAAATCCGTAAGCAGATAGGAAGCAGCATTGATACTTCGGAGCTTGACAAGGAATATGATGGATTAAAAGATAGACTGAGCCAGACAACCGGGGCAAAAAACAGGCTTGCTGACCAGATGGATCATTTATCTGTATCCGATAAGAATTATGACAAAAAATATAATGACATGCAGGAACGTTTGGACAAGCTATATGATGAAATCACTGATATTGAGAATGCCATGGAAGAAGTCGAAACAAGACTATATAATATCAGGCAGGACAAAATCTCAGAAGATAATGTTTACCAGTTCCTTTTATTCTTTGATAAGCTGTATGATAAATTTACAGATCTGGAAAAGAAGACATTTTTGAAGAGCTTCCTGTCGGATGTGTTTATCTATGAGGAAGAGCAAAAGGATGGCAGAATATTAAAAGGTCTCCGGTTTAAATTTCCTATATATATGAATGGCAGAAATGTATTAGGCGTGGATTGGGACAACGAGAGTACAGATGAGACAATAGTTGCACTACATCGGACAGATTCGTAA
- a CDS encoding virulence RhuM family protein: MADKIGTGECGEILIYQTDNGQTNIEVKIEDDTVWLTQQQLTELYQCSKSNISEHIKHIFEEGELDKDSVVRKFRTTADDGKTYNVTYYNLDMIISLGYRIKSVIATRFRQWATKRLKEYMIKGFTIDDERLKGNGGGNYWKELLDRIRDIRSSEKVLYRQVLDLYATSVDYNPHSEESVRFFKIVQNKLHYAAHGHTAAEVIYQRADAQKPFMGLTSFSGELPALKDIGIAKNYLDESELKVLNNLVSGYFDLAEINAIEHKPMYMDDYVKQLDSVLSSGNRKLLTGSGSVSHKQALEKAKSEYRKYQEITLTPVEKAYLESIKEVSKEVKRR, translated from the coding sequence ATGGCGGACAAAATTGGAACAGGTGAATGTGGGGAAATTCTCATATACCAGACAGATAATGGACAGACAAATATAGAAGTTAAAATAGAAGATGATACAGTATGGCTGACACAACAGCAGCTTACTGAATTATATCAATGCAGTAAATCAAATATAAGTGAACATATAAAGCATATATTCGAAGAAGGGGAATTGGATAAGGATTCAGTTGTTCGGAAATTCCGAACAACTGCAGATGATGGAAAAACATATAATGTTACTTATTACAATTTAGATATGATTATATCTCTTGGATACCGTATTAAATCAGTGATTGCAACAAGATTCAGGCAGTGGGCTACAAAGCGGTTAAAAGAATATATGATTAAGGGATTTACGATAGATGACGAGCGTTTGAAAGGAAATGGTGGAGGAAATTACTGGAAAGAGTTACTTGACAGAATCAGGGATATAAGATCTTCAGAAAAGGTATTGTATCGCCAGGTTCTTGATTTGTATGCTACGAGTGTAGATTACAATCCTCATAGCGAAGAGTCTGTTAGATTCTTTAAAATTGTTCAGAATAAACTTCACTATGCAGCACATGGTCATACTGCGGCAGAGGTTATATATCAACGTGCTGATGCACAAAAACCATTTATGGGACTTACTTCATTTTCAGGTGAATTACCAGCATTAAAAGATATAGGAATTGCAAAAAATTATCTGGATGAGAGTGAACTAAAAGTATTAAATAATCTTGTATCTGGTTATTTTGATTTGGCAGAAATTAATGCAATTGAACATAAACCTATGTACATGGATGATTATGTAAAGCAATTGGATAGTGTTTTGTCATCAGGAAACAGAAAGCTTTTAACTGGTTCCGGTTCTGTAAGTCATAAACAGGCGTTGGAGAAAGCAAAGTCAGAATACAGAAAATATCAGGAGATTACTTTGACACCAGTCGAAAAAGCATATCTTGAAAGCATTAAAGAGGTTTCCAAGGAAGTAAAAAGGAGATAA
- a CDS encoding carbon-nitrogen hydrolase family protein — MRIAAYQFAVSGNISENYKEIEKAIYIAKTENVRLLIFPECSLTGYPPRNISNASCVDFNLVQIMCDKLQSIANKNDISFIIGTIFKEKEIYNRAMLFQPNSQIEFYDKRALWGWDKDNFTKGSNNGIFEMEGIKFGIRICFEIRFPEFFRELYKRNTDINLVLFYDVADIDDNERYNMIKGHLQTRAVENVTTTISVNAILPFQTAPTMVLGKSGQCIKECVRNKPELLIYDFEKTENDFGENGRISISDMLME; from the coding sequence ATGAGAATTGCTGCGTATCAATTTGCTGTATCTGGAAATATTAGTGAGAATTATAAAGAAATAGAAAAAGCAATATATATCGCAAAAACTGAAAATGTTCGGTTGCTTATATTTCCAGAATGTTCATTAACAGGGTATCCTCCGAGAAATATATCTAATGCGTCATGTGTTGATTTTAATCTTGTTCAGATAATGTGTGATAAACTTCAATCAATAGCTAACAAAAATGACATTTCCTTTATTATTGGAACTATATTTAAAGAAAAAGAAATATACAATAGAGCAATGTTGTTTCAGCCTAATAGTCAAATTGAGTTCTATGATAAGCGTGCCTTGTGGGGATGGGATAAGGATAATTTCACAAAAGGCAGTAACAATGGAATATTTGAAATGGAAGGGATAAAATTTGGAATAAGAATTTGTTTTGAAATCAGATTTCCTGAATTCTTTCGAGAACTATACAAAAGAAATACAGATATAAATCTAGTTCTATTTTATGATGTAGCAGATATAGATGATAACGAAAGATATAACATGATTAAAGGACACTTACAAACTCGAGCAGTTGAAAATGTTACTACCACTATTTCTGTAAATGCTATTTTACCATTTCAAACGGCTCCGACAATGGTCCTTGGAAAATCGGGTCAGTGTATAAAAGAATGTGTTAGAAATAAACCTGAACTTTTGATTTATGATTTTGAAAAGACAGAGAATGATTTCGGTGAAAATGGAAGGATATCAATATCTGATATGTTGATGGAATAG
- a CDS encoding GNAT family N-acetyltransferase, translating to MDYSIRELRQNESKVLNTFLYEAIFIPEGLPVPPKEIINQPELQVYVKDFGKNKGDLCLVAEANNEIVGAVWCRIMNDYGHIDAETPSFAISLLKQYRNYGIGTNLMEQILKKLKMQGYKQASLSVQKMNYAVHMYLKVGFEIVDENDEEYIMICKL from the coding sequence ATGGATTATTCAATAAGAGAATTAAGACAAAACGAGTCTAAGGTGCTAAATACTTTTTTATATGAAGCAATTTTTATTCCAGAAGGGCTTCCTGTACCACCAAAAGAGATTATAAATCAACCAGAATTACAGGTGTATGTTAAAGATTTTGGTAAGAATAAAGGAGACTTGTGTTTGGTTGCTGAAGCAAATAATGAAATTGTTGGTGCAGTATGGTGTCGTATTATGAATGATTATGGACATATTGATGCTGAAACACCATCATTTGCAATTTCACTTTTAAAACAGTATAGAAACTATGGTATTGGAACTAATCTAATGGAGCAGATATTAAAAAAACTGAAAATGCAAGGATATAAGCAAGCGTCATTATCTGTTCAGAAGATGAATTATGCAGTTCATATGTATCTAAAAGTAGGATTTGAAATTGTCGATGAGAATGACGAAGAGTATATAATGATTTGCAAATTGTAG
- a CDS encoding group II intron maturase-specific domain-containing protein produces the protein MEKFGLQLEDSKSRLLQSGAYIARAKQKSGECIRLQTFDFLGFTFYCGRSRKGMPYIMPKTSSKKFRQKIRDIKVWLYANRDQPLKKLTGMLNLKLIGHYRYYGISFNGRMISNYKQQVRELLFKVLNRRSDRKSYTREGFIEMLKYYPLAMPKIYVSLF, from the coding sequence ATGGAAAAGTTCGGTTTGCAATTAGAAGATAGTAAAAGTCGTCTCTTACAAAGCGGTGCTTATATTGCAAGGGCAAAGCAAAAGAGCGGTGAGTGTATCAGATTACAAACATTTGATTTTCTGGGATTCACATTCTATTGTGGGCGTTCACGCAAAGGCATGCCATATATAATGCCAAAGACAAGCTCTAAGAAATTCAGACAGAAAATTCGAGACATCAAGGTATGGTTATATGCGAATAGAGATCAACCGCTAAAGAAACTAACGGGTATGCTAAATCTGAAACTAATAGGTCATTATAGGTACTATGGCATAAGTTTTAATGGCAGAATGATTTCAAACTACAAACAACAAGTGAGAGAACTTCTGTTTAAGGTGCTGAATAGACGAAGTGACAGAAAGAGTTATACAAGAGAAGGATTCATTGAAATGCTGAAATATTATCCATTGGCAATGCCAAAGATTTATGTCAGCTTGTTTTGA
- a CDS encoding reverse transcriptase domain-containing protein — METKLERIAEISANSPRPEFTSLYHLINKEMLLQCHKELDGNKAVGVDEITKKEYERNLEQNIDDLVERLKRKSYKPQPSIRVYIPKSNGKLRPLGIACYEDKIVQLALKKILEAIYEPRFLNCMYGFRPNRGCHNAIKELYKRLNNTKICYIVDADIKGFFDHMKHEWIIKFLKLYIKDPNIIGLVKKYLKVGVLDNGELMVNEEGSAQGNIISPILANIYMHNVLTL, encoded by the coding sequence ATGGAAACGAAATTAGAAAGAATAGCAGAAATATCGGCAAATTCGCCGAGACCAGAGTTCACATCGTTGTATCATTTAATCAATAAAGAAATGCTTTTGCAATGTCACAAAGAATTAGACGGAAACAAAGCAGTCGGTGTTGATGAGATTACTAAGAAAGAGTACGAGAGAAATCTGGAGCAAAACATAGATGACTTGGTAGAAAGACTGAAAAGAAAATCATACAAACCACAGCCATCAATTAGGGTATATATCCCTAAAAGCAATGGAAAACTTCGGCCATTAGGAATTGCGTGCTATGAGGACAAAATAGTCCAATTAGCATTAAAGAAGATATTGGAAGCTATCTATGAACCGAGATTTCTGAACTGCATGTACGGATTCAGACCAAATCGAGGATGTCATAACGCAATAAAAGAACTGTATAAGAGATTAAACAACACGAAAATCTGCTATATTGTGGATGCTGACATCAAAGGATTCTTCGATCATATGAAGCATGAATGGATTATCAAGTTTCTCAAACTTTATATTAAAGACCCCAACATAATTGGTCTTGTCAAGAAGTATCTTAAAGTGGGAGTGCTGGATAATGGTGAACTTATGGTGAATGAAGAAGGTTCAGCTCAAGGCAATATCATAAGTCCAATCCTAGCAAACATATATATGCATAATGTATTGACACTATAG
- a CDS encoding DUF6431 domain-containing protein yields MITITVPFDNPLNQKTYENLINTLQFHQLQCTCGHSGCLTIHGYYPRSLKENDSEITLSICRVKCSHCGKTHALLPSQLVPYSQVSLQEQAAIISAYEDTGDFEQIMDRTPSIDENLIASITKRYIMHWMQKIRSFRVDLSFPSRLVKLCFSLFMNQFMQIRQTPNILFLTPT; encoded by the coding sequence ATGATAACAATTACAGTACCTTTTGACAATCCGTTAAATCAAAAAACTTACGAAAATCTTATCAACACCTTACAGTTCCATCAGTTACAGTGTACCTGTGGACATTCAGGATGTTTAACCATTCATGGCTACTATCCCCGTTCCCTCAAGGAAAATGATTCTGAAATCACTTTATCTATCTGCAGGGTTAAATGCTCTCACTGTGGTAAAACCCATGCTCTGCTTCCTTCCCAGCTTGTGCCTTATTCCCAGGTATCCTTACAGGAGCAGGCTGCTATCATATCTGCTTATGAAGATACCGGAGATTTTGAACAGATCATGGACAGAACTCCTTCTATTGATGAAAATCTTATTGCCTCCATCACCAAACGCTATATAATGCACTGGATGCAGAAGATCCGTTCCTTTCGGGTTGATTTATCCTTCCCATCCCGTCTTGTAAAGCTGTGTTTTTCACTTTTTATGAACCAGTTCATGCAGATAAGACAGACCCCAAATATCTTATTTCTTACACCCACATAG
- a CDS encoding DDE-type integrase/transposase/recombinase, whose amino-acid sequence MKQELAQDIALMRYSMISPLIVGLPDEYRSKEAYFRAASARGALHPNGSFIHPAPTSIKRWYQHYQKNGFDALLPSSRSDEGTSRKIDPDLEEQIRYLKTTYPRMSAAAIFRQLCTNGSTSRNELSESTVNRFLNNLALKEKTTNNQDMRRYERAHVNEVWCGDSSVGPYLKTEDGKKHKVYVIALIDDASRYIVGIDVFFNDNFVNLMSVMKAAVAKFGVPKLFNFDNGSSYKNKQMDLLAARIGSTVHYDQPYTPTQKAKVERWFRTMKDQWMAGLDMRDFHTLDKLRGSLYTYVSQYNQRIHSSLNGRRPQERYFSEPDCFLRLPEDKIDQLFLLELERRVSIDCVVTIDHIEYEVDYRFAKQRIKLRYSPDMESIYVVEADGTLTPIRLLNKVENADIKREKPRLYGGDD is encoded by the coding sequence ATGAAACAGGAATTAGCACAGGATATCGCTTTGATGCGGTATTCCATGATCTCACCACTGATTGTTGGTCTCCCGGATGAGTACAGATCCAAGGAGGCTTACTTTCGTGCGGCCTCTGCACGTGGTGCACTCCATCCAAACGGATCCTTCATCCATCCGGCACCGACATCCATCAAACGCTGGTACCAGCACTATCAGAAGAATGGTTTTGATGCTCTGCTCCCTTCCAGCCGCAGCGACGAGGGAACTTCCAGAAAGATCGACCCTGACCTTGAGGAACAGATCCGATATCTGAAAACAACCTATCCCCGTATGTCTGCAGCTGCTATCTTCCGTCAGTTGTGCACAAATGGATCCACGAGCCGTAATGAACTGTCAGAATCAACCGTAAACCGTTTCTTAAACAATCTTGCTTTAAAAGAAAAGACGACAAACAATCAGGATATGCGTCGTTATGAACGTGCCCATGTCAATGAGGTATGGTGCGGTGACAGCAGTGTTGGCCCTTACCTGAAAACAGAAGACGGCAAAAAGCATAAGGTATATGTGATTGCCCTCATTGATGACGCCAGCCGCTACATTGTTGGCATTGATGTCTTTTTCAATGATAACTTCGTCAATCTCATGTCTGTCATGAAAGCAGCAGTTGCAAAGTTTGGTGTTCCAAAGTTATTCAACTTCGATAATGGCAGTTCCTATAAGAATAAACAGATGGATCTGCTTGCCGCGCGTATCGGGTCTACAGTTCATTATGACCAGCCGTATACGCCAACCCAGAAGGCCAAGGTGGAGCGTTGGTTCCGTACCATGAAAGACCAGTGGATGGCAGGCCTTGATATGAGAGATTTTCACACTCTTGACAAGCTTCGTGGCAGTCTTTATACCTATGTCTCCCAGTATAACCAGAGGATTCATTCTTCCCTAAATGGAAGAAGGCCACAAGAGCGCTACTTTAGCGAGCCGGACTGTTTCCTACGCTTACCAGAAGATAAGATTGACCAGTTATTCCTACTGGAGTTAGAGCGTCGTGTTTCCATTGACTGTGTAGTTACGATTGACCACATCGAGTATGAGGTGGATTACCGTTTTGCAAAACAGAGGATCAAACTCCGTTATTCTCCTGATATGGAATCTATCTATGTCGTTGAAGCAGATGGTACGCTTACCCCGATCCGCCTTTTAAACAAAGTTGAAAACGCGGATATCAAACGTGAAAAACCACGTCTTTATGGAGGTGACGACTAA
- a CDS encoding ExeA family protein — MDYTIRYGLEFNPFLKNSKEIFVSTDESKEVLFRLDYLAKTKGFGLLTGSPGRGKTTAIRKWVQTLNNSQYKVVYTCFSTFSPNDFYRNLATELGAQAHYRKPDNFRVIQEELTRLSVEKRKTPVIIIDEANYISSAILNDFKLLFNFEMDSRDRAVVLLSGLPSLNATLRLSVHEPFRQRIIMNYELPAFTKEEGRSYVLDKLQRAGATRAIFEDAALEAILNASDGTPRIINNLCNSCLLIGDSRKSDMITAEIVMQAINNNEI; from the coding sequence ATGGATTATACGATCCGCTATGGTTTGGAATTCAATCCTTTCCTAAAGAATTCCAAAGAAATCTTTGTATCAACAGACGAATCCAAAGAAGTTTTATTCCGGCTGGACTATCTTGCAAAAACAAAGGGCTTTGGACTGCTTACCGGCAGCCCCGGCCGCGGAAAAACAACCGCAATCAGGAAATGGGTACAAACCTTAAATAACTCACAATACAAAGTAGTCTATACCTGTTTTTCCACTTTTAGCCCCAATGATTTTTATCGGAATCTTGCCACAGAACTTGGTGCACAGGCCCACTACCGAAAACCAGATAACTTCCGGGTAATTCAGGAAGAGCTCACAAGGCTCTCTGTTGAGAAAAGGAAAACTCCAGTAATCATCATTGATGAAGCGAACTATATCAGTTCTGCCATTCTGAATGATTTTAAGCTGTTGTTTAACTTTGAGATGGATTCCAGGGATCGTGCTGTTGTTCTCCTGTCAGGACTTCCATCACTTAACGCCACACTTCGCCTGAGTGTGCATGAGCCATTCCGTCAGAGGATCATCATGAATTATGAACTTCCTGCATTTACAAAAGAAGAAGGCAGATCTTATGTCCTCGATAAGCTTCAAAGAGCAGGTGCAACCAGGGCAATCTTTGAAGACGCAGCACTTGAAGCCATCTTAAATGCATCTGATGGAACACCTCGTATCATCAACAATCTATGCAATAGTTGTCTTCTGATTGGAGACTCTAGAAAAAGTGACATGATTACTGCAGAGATCGTCATGCAGGCAATCAATAATAATGAGATTTAG
- a CDS encoding transposase domain-containing protein translates to MYSIVETAKANNLNIFQYLYTVLLYMPDYMNSSAGIEQLMPW, encoded by the coding sequence ATGTACAGCATCGTAGAGACAGCAAAAGCAAACAATCTGAATATTTTCCAATACCTCTATACGGTACTCCTGTATATGCCGGATTACATGAATTCGTCCGCAGGTATAGAGCAGCTGATGCCATGGTGA